One window of the Primulina eburnea isolate SZY01 chromosome 18, ASM2296580v1, whole genome shotgun sequence genome contains the following:
- the LOC140820104 gene encoding uncharacterized protein: MFKQKMNSNGGQNSTVIENDAIQSNSNAVTPNETRGVANKPPLDISGQHNKVANLRLHALFDLVRRWGPDIRFQTHDSGWIIFTFPTTELRDCILNEGSYLVFGFHLFLKEMPRCFRFREEDMNSIPAWVQIHGLPPDCWNFNILSKLASRVGKPIHMDMLTHDRKRFEFARVLIEVETTKQKTTDIVVKLPIGDVVVKFIYEQDIKYCGLCKKTGHATADCCNANKVEQNIEIEVELVQVDNGKRIIDIAETTAVGTSAAAECEEEGFHTVTNKKKNKKKKSGKNVEVIQQGENKEMTVFFQDLNDNSSCETELVNLGDNNKDIRYFGTAQKGGYPDTATSCQ; the protein is encoded by the exons ATGTTCAAACAGAAGATGAATAGTAATGGAGGGCAGAATTCTACTGTGATTGAGAATGATGCTATTCAATCCAATTCCAATGCGGTTACTCCAAATGAAACAAGGGGCGTTGCCAACAAACCTCCACTGGATATTTCTGGACAGCACAACAAAG TGGCAAACCTCCGACTGCATGCTCTATTTGATTTGGTTCGAAGATGGGGACCAGATATTAGATTCCAAACTCATGATAGTGGTTGGATTATTTTCACATTTCCTACTACAGAACTGAGAGATTGCATCTTGAATGAAGGGTCTTACTTGGTCTTTGGTTTCCATTTATTCCTTAAAGAAATGCCAAGATGCTTTAGGTTCCGGGAAGAGGATATGAATTCAATTCCAGCATGGGTTCAAATCCATGGACTTCCTCCAGATTGTTGGAACTTCAATATCCTTAGCAAACTAGCTTCTAGAGTGGGAAAACCAATTCATATGGACATGCTCACTCACGATCgtaaaagatttgagtttgcGAGGGTACTAATTGAAGTTGAGACTACTAAACAAAAAACCACGGACATTGTAGTGAAGCTCCCGATTGGTGATGTAGTGGTGAAGTTTATATATGAACAAGACATCAAATACTGCGGTTTGTGCAAAAAGACTGGTCATGCAACAGCTGATTGTTGTAATGCTAACAAAGTTGAACAAAATATTGAAATAGAAGTGGAGTTGGTACAAGTGGATAATGGGAAGCGAATCATAGATATTGCTGAAACAACCGCAGTGGGTACGAGTGCAGCTGCAGAATGTGAGGAAGAAGGATTTCACACAGTAACTAATAAGAAGAAGAACAAGAAAAAGAAGAGCGGTAAGAATGTGGAAGTGATACAACAAGGGGAGAACAAAGAAATGACGGTTTTCTTCCAAGATTTGAATGACAATAGCTCTTGTGAAACTGAATTAGTGAACTTGGGTGACAATAACAAGGATATTAGGTACTTTGGGACTGCGCAAAAGGGGGGGTATCCCGATACTGCCACTTCATGTCAATGA